Genomic DNA from Patescibacteria group bacterium:
GTAATCCTTGTTATGGCAGGGGGCTTTTTATTTTCTGCGCCACAGGTTTTCGCTCAAGCTGATCAAACGGCTCAGGTGGCTGCTACGGCCGGGTTTGGGACAGCTGATCTACCGACTATTATTGGCCAGATCATCAGTGTTTTTCTGGGACTACTTGGCGTAGTTTTTCTGGTCCTGACTATTTACGCCGGCACCATGTGGATGACGGCCGCCGGTGATCCTAAGAAAGTTGAGAAGGCTAAGAATATTTTGATTCAGGCGGCCGTTGGGTTATTAATTACGATCAGTGCTTACGGAATCACCACCTTTATAGTCAATGCGATTACGGGCGGAACTGGCGGCGGTGGGGGCGGGACAGGCGGTGGAAGTAATGGCGGAGTCTCGGTCGAGAGCCTGTCTGGTGCTTTGGGCGCCGGACCAATTCGCGACCATTACCCAACCAGAAATCAGACTGATGTGGCCCGGAACGCTAAAATAATGATTACGTTTAAGGAGGCCATTGACCCGGCCTCGGTGACGGTTAATTCCGTGAAGATTTTCCCTGCCTCCACGGGTGTTACTGGTGCGCTCACGGACACGGTTATTAACTTTACAGACGATCACAAGACTTTTGTCTTTAGGCCGGCCGCCTATTTGGGCTCGCCGACCGCTAAGGTCCAGTACACCGTCCAATTAACTACTGACATTAAAAATGCCGGTGGTGCCAAGCTGTTCTCCGGCTCATACAGCAGTGGGTATAAGTGGTCATTTGAAACTGGCACGGTGCTTGATCTGACGCCGCCGACAATTGTGTCCGTTACTCCTGCTAACTCTGGCGCCTATGCTCGGAACATCGTAGTGCAGGCTACTTTTTCCGAACCGGTTGACCCAACTTCTGCTTCGGGCGTCCGAACATCTTCCGGAGGTTTCTCGAACATTGGGATTACAAGTAATGCGACTGTGCAGGTGCCTGGCGAATATCAGATTTCCAATGGCTATACTTCTGTAACCTTCATCTCGGCTGAGCCTTGTGGCACTAACTCTTGCGGAGAAAAGATTGTCTGCTTGCCGGCTAGCAGCAGTTTGAATGTCACCGTTAAGGGTGCAAGTACTACGGCTAATCCTCCGCAGGCAGATACCTTTCCGTATGACGGTGTGGTAGACATGGCCGGTAATTCTTTTGATGGCAACCACGACGGCACGGCTGGAGACTTTTTTGGCTGGAGTTTTACGACCACCGGGGATATCGCGCTCGCGGGGCCAAAGATTGTGTCTGTTTCGCCGAATATTTCCGAAGAAGATGTGCCGCTTGATCAGCCGGTCACGATTACGTTTGGCGATGTCCTGATGACCTCTAGCGTTTCTCAAGACACAGTCCAGTTATCTAATAAAGAACAGGTGTCTGGCATTTCTCATGAAATGTGGTTTTCGCCGAGCACCTCCTATTTGACGAGCGATGATCAGGTGGTGACTTCGGCTGCTCAGATTCCGGCCAAGACGGTGGTTGAAGTGACTCACGGAACGTTCTTGCAGTCGGTGGACGGCAAGTCATATTTGTATGGCTCGACAGTCACGAGTGGTTTGTTGAACCAGTATCAAAATTGTTATGTGCCCGGAGCGGGACCTGATGCGGTTGGCGGATTGTGCGGTGTGTCGGCCGCAGAGCCGTACTGCTGCAACGGTATCCCATCTTCCTCGGCTTGCATCCTCTTCTAAAACATTGTGAACATAAACCGCTTAAAACACTTGGTTGTCGGGTTACTCGTCGCTACGAGCTCGGCTTTGCCGTTGGCTTTGCCAATGATCGCTTCCGCGCAGACGGACACGGTGACGAGCGGGCTTGAGACCGTGGGTACAGCTACTGGTTTAGGAAATGAGGATCCGCGGATTATAGTGGCGAGAATTATTAGAGTAGTGATTTCTTCGCTCGGCGTAATCGCCGTGGTTATTGTTCTTTACGGCGGTTTCGTCTGGATGACCTCGGCTGGCAATGAAGAGAAGGTGAGTAAAGCTAAGAAGATTTTGTTGAGCGGCGGTATCGGTCTAATGATTATTCTGATGTCATGGTCCATCACCACCTTCATTATTAGTTCACTTTTGAGTGCAACTGGCGGTGGTGGTGGCGGTTCTGGCGGCGCAGGTGACGGTGTAGGCGGAACTAGTCTGGGTGGCGGTTCTGGCAGTGGCTTTGTAGTAACCGGTATTGTTCCTAAGGGTGAGGTGACGATTAGAAATGTGCAGGTTCGTGTAACATTCTCGAAGAATGTTGATCCTGCAAGCATTGCTAACGCCTTTACGGTTAAAAATACCCTGACGGGTGCAGTCATTGCTGGTACGCCATCTGTTTCCGGAAACACCATTACTTTCAAACCTAGCACGCCTTGTTCGGACGCGGCACCAGCTCCGCTTTGTTTTGACGCGAGCACTCAGTTTACGGTCACCATGACTACGGCCATTAAGAGTACCTCGGCGGTTGCTTTGACGTGTCCGACTAGCCGTCCCTGTGCTGGCAGCTTCACGACTGGAACTATAGTCGACGAGGTTCCGCCAACAGCTTTGATTACTGACCCTGACGCTGGACAGCGCGTGCCAGCCAATAGCTTTCAGAACGTTCAGGTGGTTGGTACTGATGATGTTGGTGTCGCTAGTGCTACCTTCTTGGCCGGTACTGTCAGTTTTGACGAAGTTCCGGCTACCGGAGCGGATCTCACGAGCGTAACAATTAGCGCTGATTGGGATACGAGCAACGAGGATGCTGGAAACTCGGTAAAATTGTCTTCCACTATTACTGACCTGGCTGGTAACACGGCTGAAGACTCAGTTGGGGTGCTCTTAGCACCAGCTTCATGCCAAAATAACGTCTTAGATTCCGGCAGTGGAGAAACGGGGATTGATTGTGGCGGTGATCCGACTAGCGCGAACTATTGTGGCGCGTGTGACGGCTCGGCTTGTACTTCTTCTACTGATTGTCAGTCCGGTTCTTGTGTGAGCGGTGTTTGTCGGGCTACGACCGTTATTAGAGCGGTTTCGCCATTGTCGGGTGCGCCTGGTACTTACGTCACAATTTCTGGTAATTCTTTTGGGGCAACGCCGGGCAAAGTTTTGTTTGTTGGTCCGGGCGCGCCAGTTGAGGCGGTTCTAGCTCCGTGTGCTGATGGTTGGACAGACCGCCAGGTAGTAGTCATGGTGCCGCCAGGTCCGGCTGGAACTGGTCCGATTACTATTGTGCGAGCAAATGCGGTAGATGATTTTGATAAGGATTTAACTAATGATAATCGGGGTCCGCTCATTGCTAACTTCGTCGTGAACACGGTGGCGCATCCAAATCTGTGTGGTCTTTCGGCTACCAGTGCCAAAGCTGGCGATTCGCTCACGCTTACCGGATCCGGTTTCGGCGCTAGTCGAGGGACTTCGGTAGTGGCCTTTGGTAGTAATCGTCCCGCCTCCACCTATTCGTCATGGTCTGATTCTTCCGCTCAGGTAGTGGTGCCGGTCGTAGCCTCTCGTGATGGCTCGTACGCTGTACATGTGGTTTCCGACGCCGGCATTTCGTCGAATAGCATTAGCTTACGCTTTACCTCGGCCGCTTCTTCTGGCGGATCTACAACCTCAGGTGGGACAACTACGCCGGGAGGCGTGACTACACCAGGCGGGACTACTACTCCCGGTGGAACCACAACTCCAGGCGGAACCACTACGCCTGGCGGTTCAGCCGCCTCTGCACTTGTTCCGTCGCTCGTTTCGATTGATCCTGGTCAGGGTGGAATAGGGCGTTACGTTAGTTTGACGGGCACAAATTTTGGTTCCGCTAAGGGGATTGTCAAGTTCACTAATACCGCGACCGGCGATACTGCGGTGGCTAGCTTGGATGTTTCTGCAGCCTGCGGTGCGGAAAACCCATGGGGTAACACGCTGATCAGATTTGTCGTTCCCGGCACCTATACAAATGGCACGGCCATCGCGGTCGCCGCACATACTGTGTCTATCACCTCAGCCAGTGGCCAGATTTCTAATACTGTTCCATTTACTATAATCGCTGATGATACAAGACCGAATGTGTGCGGAATCGTGCCCGCTACTGGCCAGGCCGGGGATACGATAAAAATTGTTGGCGATCGGTTTGGCTCAACCAATGGCGCGGTTACTTTTTCGTCGAGTGTGACTTCAGTCATCACCTCTTGGAGTAATACCGAAGTCAAAGTGACCGTTCCGGCCAGTGCTCAGAGCGGCAGTGTCACCCTAGCCAACGCCGCCGGAGTAAAAGGTAACAATGTTTATTTCAGCGTGGCTTCGCCTACTTCATCGGCTGGCGCGGTGGGCGGCGGCTATGCTTGGAGTTTTTCTTCCGGTTCCATTCCTAAAGTTCCAAGTTTGGTAACTGAGTGTTCGGCTTCGGTCGTTTCTGCTGTGCCGAATAACCGGTTTACGGACTCGGTTTGTACCAATGCTGTGGTGTATGCCGAATTCACTCAGCCGATGAACCAGGCCACAGTGCAGGGTGCGGTGAAGGTTGACCGCTGTACCGGCGAAGGCTCTAACCCGTGTTCTTCGGTGATGGCGGTGACAGGTCAGACGCTCACTACTTTAAAATCTTTTACTTTTACGCCAAGCACGCCGCTGGCTATAAGTTCAACTTACCGCGTGACCGTGGCCGCTACGGCTGAATCCGCCGATGGGGCAACTTTGGCTAGAGACGCTGAGTGGACTTTTGTGACAGCATCAACTAATACAGCTTGTTTAGTTGATAGTGTCAGAGTGTCACCGGCCAAGGCGACTATTAACGTAAAGAACGGGACGGAAAGCTTCTCGGCCCTGCCGACGGCTGGTTGTGTGGTGCTTGACCCAGCTGGGGTTGAGTGGGATTGGGCACTGAATCCTAGTTTTGCGGCTCGTAATACAACGGCCAATCCGTCCTGTGTGGGCGGGTCTACGGCTTGTTTGACTGCTGAGGCTTTGGCCGAGGGTGTGACACCGGTCACGGCCACGGTGAGCAATACAGCGACAAACAGTTCAGCTAGTTTGACAATCGAGTTTACAGATCCGTACGTCACCGGCGTTTGGCCTGATTGTGACGCCGCCTGCATGAACGCACAGATTGGGGCGAGCTTTAACATTCCAATGAATAAGCAGAGTCTTGAGGCCTCGGGGAACGTTCGGCTGTTTGAGTGTACAAACGAACTTTGCTCCGCTACTTCAGAGATTACGAGCCCGGACGCTAGATGTATGACGGTGACCGGTCAGTCTCCTGAGTGTACGGGCTTCGCCTTGAAGACCGTTACGCTCAACCCCGGTAAGTTTTATAAAGCACGGATTAGCGGCTCGGTTAGAAGCGTAAGCGGGGTGCCGTTGACTAGAACTAATGACGGAGGCGATTATTCTTGGGTGTTCCGCGCTCGGGAAGACGCTAGTGCTTGCGTGGTCAGCCGAGTTTCTATTTCTCCGGCCACTGCTCTAGCCAAGGCGGTTGGTGACAAAACAACCTTTACGAGTACGGCCTTTGGCGAAGCTGATAGCTGTTCACAGTCTGGTCAGCGACTAACCGGCTTCTCTTACTCATGGACCTGGGCCAACCCGATTATTGATGAGGATCTGGATAGCAATCCGGCTACTAAAGTAGCAGAGTGGCTAGGTTCTTCACTTCGAGACACTTCTCCTTCAGCTATTCCATCTGCCTGCTCCGCATCATGTACTCCTGGTGGCAGCGTGCCTTATGAAGCGATTTGCGGTGACGGGGTGCTTGATCTTACAGGCGGCGAGGAATGTGAAGATGGCAACGTGGCCAATGGCGACGGTTGTTCAGCTTCTTGTTTGCATGAGGGGACTAGCGCGCCAACTTGTGGCAACGGCCTTATTGATACCGCCGAGGATTGCGATGACCGTAATCTGATTGATGGTGACGGTTGTTCAAATAGGTGTCAGTCCGAAGGTTCGCGCTCAGTTGGCGCAACCTGTGGAAATAATGATATCGCTCGTAACGCCACCACAAAAGCTGGCGAAGAATGTGATGATAGTAACGCTAAAAATGGTGATGGCTGTTCTTCCAACTGTACCAATGAGGGGACACCGTCATTAGCGTCTATCGGCGGGGCGGTTTGCGGTGACCGCGTAGTCAACATACCGGGCGAGGGTTGCGACGATGGAAACATTATTAACGGCGATGGTTGTTCGTCGGTTTGTTTGCATGAAGGCTCGCTTACGACTTGTGGAGTTGGCGGGGTTGACGCTGGCGAGGATTGTGATGATGGAAACGGGTTGAACGGTGACGGCTGTTCCTCCAGATGTTTGTTTGAGGGCTCTTCGGTGGCTTACTCGCTGCCATCTTTCTGTGGCGATGGCGTGGTTGGAACGGGCGAATATCCGGCCTGCGAAGCTGGTGTAACAGGTGACGGTCGAATTGATCCTTTGCAAACCGCCATCATCAGTAGTGATGCAGCTTTTGAGGTAGACTTGGCGACCAAGCGGGCGCACGCTACGGTTGAGGTTAAAGAAAACTCCTCTGGTCTATCTACTACCGCTGATCTTTCTTTGTCGTGCGTAGCCACCTCTGATGCCAGCTGTTCGGACCCTGCTCACAACGGCGTCGGTTCAGCTAGCTGCTGCATGCCACGGCCAACGGTGACGCTGATCCCAACCTCTGCTTCTACAACCTGCCGTAATCCGGCCTTGTACGGTATCTTTTCTCAGAAGATGGATCTAGAATCATTTACTACTACCAACACTGACAGAGCGCTGACGGTTGAGACTGACCACTTGTACCTGCAACTGGACTTGCCGGCTACCACTGCTCTTCCTGGAATGCCAGGTTCTGAGATTAGGTGTCCAAGTGGGTATCGCGTAGCTTTTGGTCATGATCCAAAGGGCTTCTTAGCTCGGGCAAAAAATACCATCGTTCGCTTCTTCGTTGGTGATTCAGCAGTCGCCGCGGAAGGTAAATGCTTGCTGCCGGTTACTGGCTACGAGCAGGTTGAACAGGACGATGGAACGTACAAAATTTATCTAAAATACGCTAAAGCGCTTGAGCCAAATGCGTCTTATACCCTTGTGGTTGATGGTGATCCAAATGTTCAAGATGGAGTAATAGTTGGAGTTACTTCAGTTTCAGGTGTTGGTTTGAACGGCACGGCCTCGTCTACATTTAGAACTGGCCCGAACCTATGTTCGTTAGATGAGGTCAAGGTGACCGACAACTACCGTGCGTCGCCCTACCTCTTTACGCGGGGTGATGAGGTGCATGCGTTTACGGCTGCAGGTATTTCTCATACGAATGGCCTAATTCAGGAAATCCAACCGATTCTCGGAGTCTACGATTGGGATTTTGATAAATGGAAGATTGCTGATGAGACCCTGTTTGGAGTGTCAGCTATCGGACCCAATATTCCTCATGACACTGTTGATATTAAATCCTTAGCGAAAAACGGCTCGACGAGTCTTTCAGCGCAGGCCACTATTGGAGCAGACACGTTTGGCGGCACGACAGGCAAGAAAGTGATCGGTTCGACTGGGATAACGGCATTTTTATGTGAGAATCCTTGGCCGCCTCTACCTAAGTTCCCGTGGTCTGATGACCCGGCGGGCGAAGCTAACGGACTCGCATCGCAGGGGACTGAGGGCTGGATGAAC
This window encodes:
- a CDS encoding Ig-like domain-containing protein encodes the protein MAGGFLFSAPQVFAQADQTAQVAATAGFGTADLPTIIGQIISVFLGLLGVVFLVLTIYAGTMWMTAAGDPKKVEKAKNILIQAAVGLLITISAYGITTFIVNAITGGTGGGGGGTGGGSNGGVSVESLSGALGAGPIRDHYPTRNQTDVARNAKIMITFKEAIDPASVTVNSVKIFPASTGVTGALTDTVINFTDDHKTFVFRPAAYLGSPTAKVQYTVQLTTDIKNAGGAKLFSGSYSSGYKWSFETGTVLDLTPPTIVSVTPANSGAYARNIVVQATFSEPVDPTSASGVRTSSGGFSNIGITSNATVQVPGEYQISNGYTSVTFISAEPCGTNSCGEKIVCLPASSSLNVTVKGASTTANPPQADTFPYDGVVDMAGNSFDGNHDGTAGDFFGWSFTTTGDIALAGPKIVSVSPNISEEDVPLDQPVTITFGDVLMTSSVSQDTVQLSNKEQVSGISHEMWFSPSTSYLTSDDQVVTSAAQIPAKTVVEVTHGTFLQSVDGKSYLYGSTVTSGLLNQYQNCYVPGAGPDAVGGLCGVSAAEPYCCNGIPSSSACILF
- a CDS encoding DUF4215 domain-containing protein, with the translated sequence MNINRLKHLVVGLLVATSSALPLALPMIASAQTDTVTSGLETVGTATGLGNEDPRIIVARIIRVVISSLGVIAVVIVLYGGFVWMTSAGNEEKVSKAKKILLSGGIGLMIILMSWSITTFIISSLLSATGGGGGGSGGAGDGVGGTSLGGGSGSGFVVTGIVPKGEVTIRNVQVRVTFSKNVDPASIANAFTVKNTLTGAVIAGTPSVSGNTITFKPSTPCSDAAPAPLCFDASTQFTVTMTTAIKSTSAVALTCPTSRPCAGSFTTGTIVDEVPPTALITDPDAGQRVPANSFQNVQVVGTDDVGVASATFLAGTVSFDEVPATGADLTSVTISADWDTSNEDAGNSVKLSSTITDLAGNTAEDSVGVLLAPASCQNNVLDSGSGETGIDCGGDPTSANYCGACDGSACTSSTDCQSGSCVSGVCRATTVIRAVSPLSGAPGTYVTISGNSFGATPGKVLFVGPGAPVEAVLAPCADGWTDRQVVVMVPPGPAGTGPITIVRANAVDDFDKDLTNDNRGPLIANFVVNTVAHPNLCGLSATSAKAGDSLTLTGSGFGASRGTSVVAFGSNRPASTYSSWSDSSAQVVVPVVASRDGSYAVHVVSDAGISSNSISLRFTSAASSGGSTTSGGTTTPGGVTTPGGTTTPGGTTTPGGTTTPGGSAASALVPSLVSIDPGQGGIGRYVSLTGTNFGSAKGIVKFTNTATGDTAVASLDVSAACGAENPWGNTLIRFVVPGTYTNGTAIAVAAHTVSITSASGQISNTVPFTIIADDTRPNVCGIVPATGQAGDTIKIVGDRFGSTNGAVTFSSSVTSVITSWSNTEVKVTVPASAQSGSVTLANAAGVKGNNVYFSVASPTSSAGAVGGGYAWSFSSGSIPKVPSLVTECSASVVSAVPNNRFTDSVCTNAVVYAEFTQPMNQATVQGAVKVDRCTGEGSNPCSSVMAVTGQTLTTLKSFTFTPSTPLAISSTYRVTVAATAESADGATLARDAEWTFVTASTNTACLVDSVRVSPAKATINVKNGTESFSALPTAGCVVLDPAGVEWDWALNPSFAARNTTANPSCVGGSTACLTAEALAEGVTPVTATVSNTATNSSASLTIEFTDPYVTGVWPDCDAACMNAQIGASFNIPMNKQSLEASGNVRLFECTNELCSATSEITSPDARCMTVTGQSPECTGFALKTVTLNPGKFYKARISGSVRSVSGVPLTRTNDGGDYSWVFRAREDASACVVSRVSISPATALAKAVGDKTTFTSTAFGEADSCSQSGQRLTGFSYSWTWANPIIDEDLDSNPATKVAEWLGSSLRDTSPSAIPSACSASCTPGGSVPYEAICGDGVLDLTGGEECEDGNVANGDGCSASCLHEGTSAPTCGNGLIDTAEDCDDRNLIDGDGCSNRCQSEGSRSVGATCGNNDIARNATTKAGEECDDSNAKNGDGCSSNCTNEGTPSLASIGGAVCGDRVVNIPGEGCDDGNIINGDGCSSVCLHEGSLTTCGVGGVDAGEDCDDGNGLNGDGCSSRCLFEGSSVAYSLPSFCGDGVVGTGEYPACEAGVTGDGRIDPLQTAIISSDAAFEVDLATKRAHATVEVKENSSGLSTTADLSLSCVATSDASCSDPAHNGVGSASCCMPRPTVTLIPTSASTTCRNPALYGIFSQKMDLESFTTTNTDRALTVETDHLYLQLDLPATTALPGMPGSEIRCPSGYRVAFGHDPKGFLARAKNTIVRFFVGDSAVAAEGKCLLPVTGYEQVEQDDGTYKIYLKYAKALEPNASYTLVVDGDPNVQDGVIVGVTSVSGVGLNGTASSTFRTGPNLCSLDEVKVTDNYRASPYLFTRGDEVHAFTAAGISHTNGLIQEIQPILGVYDWDFDKWKIADETLFGVSAIGPNIPHDTVDIKSLAKNGSTSLSAQATIGADTFGGTTGKKVIGSTGITAFLCENPWPPLPKFPWSDDPAGEANGLASQGTEGWMNISSYYCRDQGAVGVAADLPTVTPVRPPVAGTSNIIKQYLFEVSDGSGDAIGLRVVSNPGYLSPMAWYRAQNFKGGPKETVVDGFAAVQDGSTVYVAAPNYANGKFYSNIYVLSANEGANEATLKIFASMLENLKFAIDLNDVTVCTIGGSLSDTSCSSDDDCLALGAGAVCPSLKAKVRRDTQRLSDLTTIRSAITAYGVDNRVCSITRSQSCASNIECPVGESCASIIPALSAGTFVRNFSASPWTSWGDMLGGALGAKELPVDPLNAFTPNTCGVVGGPLASFDQANCVDQSKGTYTCPFGSHVYQYLAQGDSSVKLSANLEFFEVWASPIDNNGSADGVDITVGRANVSADGFSTGDVCSGAVLGSSAVCGDGVVGSGEACELGQRETTVAICDGNNDGIIDGFKTRVCNSSCTAFVDDPQAVCVSPTCGNAVKEGSEECDDGSKNGSYGFCGADCRRASAFSCGDGSLAGGEKCDCGSSGSLTGRRANGNGICQVYNGVYQSSPSASCAWDCSGPAPYCGDKHVDSGEQCDGTDEFWDGKLCSSGSLIGQPCTSDSMCGTAGLCGGTSAYAACPVGETRTHDCNDAVGASCAYSNTWLAATCVRVGTCGDGVVQSGLEQCDDGNQNDTDACTHLCKVNVCGDAALNPQTEECDLGTQNGGSCSSSYGSTCTACSVTCRNVISSGAFCGDGVKNGTEFCDGSDVPLTYFDSATMKAGGSCATDGATSSIYTCRSLGVCNGGAKNGQLCTAGYIGSTGPDSYALDVADCTDLTGSYECVKPACSGTCSSSCPLTFASTSLLMTANQPGSRPSPSVDLYSYNTSSTSTLPNAATITVPACTVLPSVSANIRYAENYEPPQVYVMFITDLSQTMKYRVRDDVLPGSGEKSRLAVAQASMDSATASLYEKFGANVHIGSIGFKGLAQGTCYNKTNTSCTAGTAAGDTTCSNLTPGDFCLDKTSQISASTITYPFGDIYSYKLADSTGAYSFADQPQMSSLVSAIDSMFVDKTGPTGCTSSPCQSTNIHGTRTYEGLVEARQMFKKINDLSTTDKTNTRYIGILLSDGEYTNTDPLIEAAAWKDKYELYTATIGNDSAFIAQMNRWSTNSWDGTTANTSSDTYNGVDYSFTASTDTQLTGIYSQIVNTIQNISVKLVVDSGAASTSVNTGNGISLVLPQGFACDKLHSQNVPIQVTFAGKGQMTISDVRVNYCAAP